The DNA sequence TTAATAACAGCCAGAGTCTATTGCAACCTGCACGGCGTATGGAAAGAGCAGTAGTAGACTTTCCCAAACTGGCCCAAGCAGCGCTTTCGGCACTGCTTGGAGTAAATCAGCACGTTCCTCTTCAGCTCATTCCTATTCACTGCATCTTCTGAACGGAAGAGCCCCCGCTACAGACACTTTCTACGACCTTCATTTGTAATAAGTATATCTCTTTTGTAAACTATAAAGATATCAAATCACCGTTGTCGTCACTCCTGACTTGATCCAGGACTGCAGATACGCTTGGTCAAAAAAAGAATTACCGGCTTCCCACCTTATAGGCCAAAAAACAGATCGGCGGATTTGAGGTTCCGGCAAGAATTATTTCCAGAAAATGTTGTGTGAAATCCTGAGAGTAGCTGTATAATCATTTCAGAAACAGTTTTTTATCTTTTCGGGGAGCAACGACTCCCACCTTGTATACTTTCAAATATCAAATGGAGATAGATATGGCAAAGATTAAAGACATTCACGCGCGTGAAGTAATCGACTCAAGAGGCAATCCAACAGTCGAGGTTGAGGTTACCCTTTCATCCGGAGCTATGGCAAGGGCAATCGTTCCTTCAGGTGCCTCAACAGGGGAACACGAGGCACTGGAACTGCGGGATGGAGGGGATCGATATCTGGGTAAAGGGGTCAGAAAGGCCGTTGCCAATGTGAACGACAAGCTTAAACCGGAATTGATCGGCAAGAGCTGTGATTACAAGGATATCGATAAAATCATGCTCGAGCTGGATGGGACGCCGAATAAAAACAAATACGGCGCTAATGCGATCCTGGGAATTTCACTGGCAGTCGCCAGAGCCGCCGCGAACGACAAAGGCCAATCGTTTTTTTCTTATCTCGGCGGCAATGCCGCCAACCTGCTCCCTGTTCCAATGATGAATATCGTCAATGGCGGTGAGCATGCCGACAACAATGTCGATATTCAGGAATTCATGATCATGCCTCATGCTTTTTCCTCATTTTCACGAGCACTCCAGGCAGCGTGTGAGATTTTCCATACACTCAAGGGTCTGCTCAAAGAGAATGGCATGAGCACTTCGGTTGGCGACGAGGGCGGCTTTGCACCTAATCTTGACAGTAATGAAGAGGCCCTCAAATATATTATGAAGTCTATTGCCAAAGCCGGCTACGATGGGAAAATTTCCATAGCCCTTGATGTGGCCGCAAGTTCATTCTATAACAAAGAGAATGGACTTTATACATTTGAGAATGCTGAAGTCGATACCAGTTTCCTCATTGAGTATTATGGACGGCTGGTGAAAAACTACCCCATTGTTTCCATCGAAGACGGTCTCGACGAAAATGACTGGGATGGCTGGCAACAATTGACATCAGAACTCGGCGATAAGATACAGCTGGTTGGAGATGACCTTTTCGTCACCAATGTTGCTAGATTGAGCCAAGGTATAGAAAAGTCCATTGCCAACTCAATTCTAATCAAGGTCAATCAAATAGGTACCCTCAGTGAAACTCTTTCCGCCGTCGACCTCGCCTCAAAGAACGGCTATAGTTCGGTTATTTCCCACCGTTCCGGAGAAACTGAAGATACAACCATAGCACATCTTGCTGTGGCTACGAATTGCGGGCAGATCAAGACGGGATCGCTTTCACGTTCAGACAGGATTGCAAAATATAACGAATTACTGCGGATAGAAGAAGAATTGGGAGTCAGAGCGGTGTATGCAGGAACCAAATTCGAGGAAATCCTGCCCAACTAAGATCGCCTACCTTTTTTAATGATCAGGGCGTCGAAGGCAAACAGTATAAGAAACAACGCCCTGATCCATTCTCTACGCACCCGGGGCGTTGGCACAACAACATCAGCAGAGCCCTCTATGTCAATTCTTTTCGGGTTAAAATGCGATAATGCGTTTTAAAACTTGTAGAATAATTGAAGGCAGGTGTAAAGCACCAATTGAGCAGGGAAAGAAGGCGGGTGCTGACCAAAGGAAGCCCAACGCTTTTGCTAAAACTTAAAAAACCTTTTGAACCCTCTTCCGGTCAGGGCTTTTTTCAACTCCGGAATAAGAATATCACAATTAAGTTTTACCATGGCAGTCGAGACATTCAGGCTCATGCTGATAAGAAGAAATCCACTCCCTGTTTTTATCATATAAAAGCGTCCCTCGGCAAACACAAGATCCATCTCATTAAACTCTTCCAGAGAATCGATGATCATCTTCCAGCTAAGGGTGCTTTTTTCCGGCAGGAAACGCTTATTATCCAAAGATTCGAATAGCACCTTGCCTGCTTCGGACAACAATACAAGTCCATGGACACCATCCATGTTAAGAATATCTTCAAATAATTTGTCCATTTCCCTCGAGTCGGCTGACTTTCCAAACCTGCCTGGTCTAAAATCCGGTAAAGCCGGATAAGTACCTTTAAGAAATTCTCCCTTAAAAAACAAGAAAAGAATTTCACTGATACCAGAAAAGGACAGGCAGAAATTATCCTTGTAGTGAAACCGGAGCTATTAAGACTGCAAGCTGATGAAGACCTGAAAATTACCACCGGCCATCATTGCCAACCTGACCCTGAATTTCTTACCTCATGATCAGATTCCGCGTATCCTCAGCAAGCATTACCAACAACTTTCATTCCAGCATCATGTCTTAATTCACAGTATTTCAGAAATATTTATTGATACTGCACCAAAACATTGATTATTTTGTCCTGGGGACATTTCCGGCTTAACTGGAGAACTGTGGTAGGCTTTCCCGGAAGGACAATTTTGTTAAATTCACCGCCGCTATCAATATAGCCTACCCTGAGTCTGCCGAAATTGAACATTGAGCCAAGCTCAGTTAAAAACTCAACAATATTTCCCATGCTCTCGTCATGATAAATATCTTTCAAACCGGTTTTATCTCCAACTTCCCGGTAAAGCGTTTCTCTGATTTCTCGCAGTCGAGAATTATTCGGTTTTTCGGAAACAGAAGGTTTGGCCCCTGCACGAAATATCGGAACCGAAGGAGAACTGATTTCGGTCTGCCCGGAAGGCGCTGGTATGGATTCCCCAAGTTCTTCAGAATCGAAAAACTCTTCAGGGAGATCCAGACTGCCAAGCTCATCGGCGAAGCTGACTGGTTGTTCTGACTCCGAAGCAATGGTTTCACTTGTAGAGGATGGTTGCTCTGCTATAGACTTAAAACTTTCGCCTTGATCACTTGAGGTCAGCAGATCTTCTTGTTCCTCTTCTTCATCTTTCATGCCCACTGCCTTCATTATGATAGGCTGCAGTTCACTATTGATGGTATTATTGCGGGCTGCACATTCATTCTGAATAAATAATGTGACTTCTTCCCAGGTGAATACTCTGTAGGCAGCTTCGAGGCCGAGAATGTCGCCGACCCTTGCATCCAGCAGGTTTCCTTCACTAAAATACAGAATACCGCCTTTTTCAGTTTTTTTATCCAGGATGCGAATTGTGCAGGTCTTCGCCTCCATCTCCATAAGCTGCAAAAAAACGGTCGGTGAGACGTTATGCATAATACCGCCATTCGCTTCTTTCTGCAGGGTACTCATTATGATCTTCCCCAGGTCATCAACCTGGAAGGGTTTGCTGATATAGGCAATGACACCTTTTGCCTTGGCGAGTTTGTACATCTCTGCCGTTCTATAGCCTGAAACTATTATTACAGGAATGTCAGGATATTTTTCCCGGGTATGGGAGAGCAGGCTCATGCCGTCCATTCTCGGCATTTTTAAATCCAGAACAATCAGGGAAATAGATGTTTCTTTGAGCTTCTGTACAGCCTCGAAGCCATCATTTGCCATGAGCATAGAGAAATACTCGGAATATGCGGCAAATCGTTTTTCCACGGCCAGCAGCATAATCTGATCATCATCA is a window from the Desulfopila inferna genome containing:
- the eno gene encoding phosphopyruvate hydratase produces the protein MAKIKDIHAREVIDSRGNPTVEVEVTLSSGAMARAIVPSGASTGEHEALELRDGGDRYLGKGVRKAVANVNDKLKPELIGKSCDYKDIDKIMLELDGTPNKNKYGANAILGISLAVARAAANDKGQSFFSYLGGNAANLLPVPMMNIVNGGEHADNNVDIQEFMIMPHAFSSFSRALQAACEIFHTLKGLLKENGMSTSVGDEGGFAPNLDSNEEALKYIMKSIAKAGYDGKISIALDVAASSFYNKENGLYTFENAEVDTSFLIEYYGRLVKNYPIVSIEDGLDENDWDGWQQLTSELGDKIQLVGDDLFVTNVARLSQGIEKSIANSILIKVNQIGTLSETLSAVDLASKNGYSSVISHRSGETEDTTIAHLAVATNCGQIKTGSLSRSDRIAKYNELLRIEEELGVRAVYAGTKFEEILPN
- a CDS encoding response regulator, producing MLRKVLFVDDDQIMLLAVEKRFAAYSEYFSMLMANDGFEAVQKLKETSISLIVLDLKMPRMDGMSLLSHTREKYPDIPVIIVSGYRTAEMYKLAKAKGVIAYISKPFQVDDLGKIIMSTLQKEANGGIMHNVSPTVFLQLMEMEAKTCTIRILDKKTEKGGILYFSEGNLLDARVGDILGLEAAYRVFTWEEVTLFIQNECAARNNTINSELQPIIMKAVGMKDEEEEQEDLLTSSDQGESFKSIAEQPSSTSETIASESEQPVSFADELGSLDLPEEFFDSEELGESIPAPSGQTEISSPSVPIFRAGAKPSVSEKPNNSRLREIRETLYREVGDKTGLKDIYHDESMGNIVEFLTELGSMFNFGRLRVGYIDSGGEFNKIVLPGKPTTVLQLSRKCPQDKIINVLVQYQ